In one Gammaproteobacteria bacterium genomic region, the following are encoded:
- a CDS encoding alpha/beta fold hydrolase — translation MNLLDPLAAPFLFEGTSGEGVLLLHGFTGTPAHFRMMGKFLNEHGYTVHAPLFPGHGTSLEEMDQTTWHDWVQSARAGLEALEEFGHVHLVGLSMGGLISLLLAARHEIASITTIDTPVRLWDRRQPLVHILKHVQRFRTWDDGPGQPPLGEAASYFIQYDGFSVSAASELLRLKRRALRHLDRVHAPALIIQSRADETVRPESADILARRLGSSRKRILWLEHSRHNALLDTERDVMDEAILEHLRSA, via the coding sequence GCTCCTTCACGGATTCACCGGTACGCCGGCGCACTTCCGCATGATGGGCAAGTTCCTCAACGAGCACGGCTACACCGTGCATGCGCCCCTCTTCCCTGGGCACGGCACGAGCCTGGAGGAGATGGATCAGACGACGTGGCACGACTGGGTGCAGAGTGCTCGAGCCGGCCTCGAGGCACTGGAGGAGTTTGGGCATGTCCACCTGGTCGGTCTGTCGATGGGTGGATTGATCTCCCTGCTGCTGGCAGCACGGCACGAGATCGCATCCATCACGACGATCGATACGCCGGTAAGACTCTGGGACCGTCGCCAGCCCCTCGTGCACATCCTCAAGCATGTGCAGCGGTTCCGCACCTGGGACGACGGGCCCGGGCAGCCTCCGCTCGGTGAGGCGGCCAGCTACTTCATCCAATACGACGGGTTCTCGGTGAGTGCGGCATCGGAGCTGCTGCGACTGAAACGGCGCGCGCTGCGCCACCTCGATCGCGTGCATGCACCGGCGTTGATCATTCAGTCGCGCGCCGACGAAACGGTTCGGCCCGAGAGCGCCGACATCCTCGCTCGCAGACTCGGATCATCCCGGAAGCGGATCCTGTGGCTCGAGCACTCCCGCCACAACGCGCTGCTCGACACCGAGCGCGACGTCATGGACGAGGCGATTCTCGAGCACCTTCGCTCGGCCTGA
- a CDS encoding ATP-binding cassette domain-containing protein, with translation MSGLAVEGLRVVFGKTTILDGVDLLAAKGEWVGLIGPNGAGKTTLLRAVHGTIPSTGTVTLGGRHVTHLSRSARARMAALVPQRPASPPDMRVFDYVLLGRSPHIPYLGIEGHHDVAVARTALTSLTMEGFADRLLGELSGGELQQVVLARALTQEASLLLLDEPTSALDIGHQLQVLALIDRLRRERSLTVLSAMHDLTLAAQFCDRLVLLSAGEVIADGTPREVLQESVIARHYGATVRILDDGTGGLVVVPIRSNGQAQDR, from the coding sequence ATGAGCGGCCTCGCCGTCGAAGGGCTTCGTGTGGTTTTCGGCAAGACGACGATCCTCGACGGTGTGGACCTGTTGGCAGCCAAAGGAGAGTGGGTCGGATTGATCGGTCCGAATGGCGCCGGGAAGACCACTTTGCTGCGGGCGGTTCACGGGACCATTCCGTCCACCGGGACCGTGACGCTCGGAGGACGGCACGTCACCCATCTGTCCCGATCGGCCCGCGCACGCATGGCCGCACTCGTCCCACAGCGCCCAGCGTCCCCACCGGACATGCGCGTCTTCGACTATGTGCTCCTCGGACGGAGTCCGCACATCCCCTATCTGGGCATCGAAGGACACCACGATGTCGCCGTGGCACGCACAGCACTTACTTCACTCACGATGGAGGGGTTCGCCGACCGGCTCCTCGGGGAACTCTCCGGCGGAGAGCTGCAGCAGGTCGTCCTGGCGCGAGCCCTCACGCAGGAAGCTTCTCTGCTCCTTCTCGACGAACCCACGTCCGCCCTCGACATCGGTCACCAGCTCCAGGTACTCGCCCTCATCGACCGCCTCCGGAGAGAGCGGAGCCTGACGGTTCTCTCGGCCATGCACGACCTGACCCTCGCCGCACAGTTCTGTGACCGTCTCGTGCTGCTTTCGGCAGGTGAGGTCATCGCCGACGGAACACCCCGCGAGGTACTGCAAGAGTCGGTCATCGCACGACACTACGGAGCAACCGTGCGCATCCTCGACGACGGAACCGGAGGCCTGGTGGTTGTCCCCATCCGATCAAACGGCCAAGCGCAGGATCGGTAG
- a CDS encoding iron chelate uptake ABC transporter family permease subunit produces the protein MLTAIAAVIAAVALGTLIGPVHIPASGAARSLLNALPGIDIPTTLTDRQVDILTIVRLPRVVLGGLVGAILALAGAAYQGVFRNPLADPYLLGVAAGAGLGATLAIAAGSSATGAAVPIAAFVGAVGGVLLTYVLGRTVGRRTNTSLILAGVAVASFLTALQTYIQQRNTNTLREVYAWILGRLSTSGWHEVLLILPYVAIGGVVILLHRRMLDVLSLGDEEAAALGVPVRRVRLLVVTAATLGTAAAVAVGGLIGFVGIIVPHAVRLVTGASYRVILPLSALLGAAFLIVADVVARTALSPAELPIGVVTAFLGAPFFVIVLRTSRGLR, from the coding sequence ATGCTGACGGCCATCGCAGCGGTTATCGCTGCCGTCGCTCTCGGCACCCTCATCGGGCCGGTGCACATTCCGGCGTCCGGAGCGGCGCGCTCGCTCCTGAATGCTCTGCCCGGCATCGACATACCCACCACCCTGACGGATCGCCAGGTGGACATCCTCACGATCGTTCGCCTCCCGCGAGTGGTCCTCGGCGGACTCGTCGGGGCGATCCTCGCCCTTGCCGGAGCGGCGTATCAGGGCGTGTTCCGCAACCCGCTGGCCGACCCATACCTACTGGGCGTCGCGGCCGGAGCCGGTCTCGGCGCGACACTCGCCATCGCGGCCGGGTCCTCGGCCACCGGTGCCGCCGTCCCGATCGCTGCGTTTGTCGGCGCCGTTGGGGGAGTCCTCCTGACCTATGTGCTCGGACGAACCGTCGGACGCCGCACAAACACGAGTCTCATCCTGGCAGGCGTTGCCGTCGCGTCCTTTCTGACCGCGCTCCAGACTTACATCCAGCAGCGCAACACCAACACGTTGCGCGAGGTCTACGCCTGGATTCTCGGAAGACTCTCGACGAGCGGCTGGCATGAAGTCCTCCTCATCCTCCCGTACGTGGCGATTGGCGGCGTGGTGATCCTGCTCCACCGTCGGATGCTCGACGTCCTCTCGCTCGGTGACGAAGAAGCTGCAGCTCTCGGTGTCCCTGTTCGTCGCGTACGCCTTCTCGTGGTGACCGCAGCCACCTTGGGTACCGCAGCCGCCGTAGCAGTCGGCGGGCTGATCGGCTTTGTGGGGATCATCGTCCCGCATGCCGTTCGGCTGGTCACCGGTGCGAGCTATCGCGTCATCCTCCCGCTCTCGGCACTGCTCGGAGCAGCGTTTCTCATCGTCGCCGACGTGGTCGCACGCACGGCACTCAGCCCTGCCGAATTGCCCATCGGAGTGGTCACCGCCTTTCTCGGCGCGCCGTTCTTCGTCATCGTGCTTCGGACATCGAGAGGCCTGCGATGA